In Geotalea uraniireducens, one genomic interval encodes:
- a CDS encoding metal-dependent transcriptional regulator: MKLSEKAEEILEALWIAVEEEGKSSLEVDQFPVPADDPAYRELTGRAFIELRQGRVYFRPEGKDEGRNTIRRHRLAERLMMDVLNIRGEVGDDKACQFEHLLHEGVDTKVCTMLNHPATCPHGKPIPPGDCCDEAKKSGDIGVVPLTELKAGDEGAIAYILTEDDTKMRKLMAMGVLPGNSIVLMQTFPSYIFRVGFSEFAIDTNLAREIFVRR; encoded by the coding sequence ATGAAACTGTCGGAAAAAGCCGAAGAAATTCTTGAAGCACTCTGGATTGCCGTCGAGGAGGAAGGGAAAAGCTCGCTGGAGGTGGACCAGTTTCCTGTCCCGGCCGATGATCCCGCCTACCGGGAGCTGACCGGCCGGGCCTTCATCGAGCTTCGGCAGGGGCGGGTCTATTTCCGCCCCGAAGGGAAGGATGAGGGGCGGAATACCATCCGGCGGCATCGGCTGGCCGAGCGGCTGATGATGGACGTGCTCAATATCCGGGGTGAGGTGGGTGACGACAAGGCCTGCCAGTTCGAGCATCTGCTCCACGAGGGGGTCGACACCAAGGTCTGCACCATGCTCAATCATCCGGCCACCTGTCCGCACGGCAAGCCGATTCCGCCGGGCGACTGTTGCGACGAGGCAAAGAAGAGCGGCGATATCGGCGTGGTGCCGCTGACCGAGCTGAAGGCCGGTGACGAAGGCGCGATCGCCTACATCCTCACTGAAGACGATACGAAGATGCGCAAGCTGATGGCCATGGGGGTCCTGCCGGGAAACAGCATCGTTCTGATGCAGACATTTCCGTCCTACATCTTCCGGGTCGGTTTTTCCGAGTTTGCCATCGACACCAATCTGGCACGGGAGATTTTTGTCCGGCGGTAG
- a CDS encoding energy-coupling factor ABC transporter permease, which translates to MHMADALISPAVGGTMWAVSAGTVAYCSRRVRQELDDRKVPLMGVLGAFVFAAQMINFTIPGTGSSGHLGGALLLAILLGPHAAFLVIASVLVVQALLFADGGLLALGCNIFNLGFFPVFFAYPFIYRKLAGSEVGGGRQATAAIVAAVAGLQLGAFCVVLETVSSGISALPFKTFLMMMQPIHLAIGIVEGVVTSALVTFVARARPEILANTRSGAPLAAVPLRRTIVALLLAAVVTGGFVSWFASERPDGLEWSIAKVTGSDELAEPADGVHRALATTQQRVAVLPDYSFKQSTVRANARTGTSVAGLVGTLITLAVAGLAGLLLRRRTRPAP; encoded by the coding sequence ATGCATATGGCAGATGCACTGATCTCACCGGCGGTCGGCGGCACCATGTGGGCGGTGTCGGCGGGGACCGTCGCCTACTGCTCGCGGCGGGTGCGGCAGGAGCTGGACGACCGGAAAGTGCCGTTGATGGGCGTACTGGGCGCCTTCGTTTTTGCCGCCCAGATGATCAATTTTACCATTCCCGGCACCGGCTCCAGCGGCCATCTGGGCGGAGCGCTGTTGCTGGCGATTCTTCTCGGCCCCCACGCCGCCTTCCTGGTGATCGCCTCGGTGCTGGTGGTGCAGGCGCTCCTCTTTGCCGATGGCGGGCTGCTGGCCCTTGGCTGCAATATTTTCAACCTGGGCTTTTTCCCGGTCTTCTTTGCCTATCCGTTCATTTATCGCAAGCTGGCCGGCAGCGAGGTCGGCGGCGGCCGACAGGCGACAGCGGCCATTGTAGCCGCCGTGGCGGGATTGCAACTGGGGGCGTTCTGCGTGGTGCTGGAAACGGTTTCCTCCGGGATTTCCGCCCTGCCGTTCAAGACGTTCCTGATGATGATGCAGCCGATCCACCTAGCGATCGGCATCGTTGAAGGGGTGGTAACCTCGGCGCTGGTGACCTTTGTCGCCCGGGCCCGACCGGAAATCCTGGCCAATACCCGGAGCGGTGCACCCCTTGCCGCCGTGCCGCTGCGCCGGACGATTGTCGCACTGCTGCTGGCGGCGGTGGTGACCGGCGGGTTCGTCTCCTGGTTTGCCTCGGAGCGTCCCGACGGCCTGGAATGGTCGATCGCCAAGGTGACCGGCAGCGACGAACTGGCGGAACCGGCTGACGGTGTCCACCGGGCGCTGGCCACTACCCAGCAGCGAGTGGCCGTGCTCCCCGATTACTCTTTCAAACAATCCACCGTCCGGGCCAACGCCCGCACCGGCACGTCGGTGGCGGGGCTGGTCGGCACCCTGATTACCCTGGCGGTGGCCGGTCTGGCCGGCCTGTTGCTCCGTCGCCGCACCCGTCCCGCTCCGTAG
- the cbiQ gene encoding cobalt ECF transporter T component CbiQ, with product MASIDKALPEFAYLEVLATRETPIHRLDPRAKLLATLVFVVMVVSFDRYALSALFPFFLFPLVLVTRGGLPAGFLLRKTLLALPFAFMVGLFNPFFDRTPLLALGPVVISGGWVSFASIILRALLTVGASLALIAVTGFTGVCLSLERLGFPQVFAVQLLFLYRYLFILVEEGGRTARARELRSCGARGQGIASYSSLVGNLLLRTWDRAERIHRAMLSRGFQGEFHLRRTTRFGWRELVFVAGWSGLFVLFRLVNIPVLIGTLVTGVAG from the coding sequence ATGGCTTCTATCGATAAAGCGCTCCCCGAATTCGCCTACCTGGAGGTGCTCGCCACCCGCGAGACGCCGATCCACCGGCTCGATCCACGGGCAAAACTGCTGGCTACCCTGGTGTTCGTGGTCATGGTGGTCTCATTCGATCGCTACGCGCTTTCGGCCCTGTTCCCCTTTTTTCTCTTCCCGCTGGTGCTGGTTACCCGGGGGGGGCTGCCCGCCGGTTTCCTGCTCCGCAAGACACTGCTGGCGCTTCCCTTTGCCTTCATGGTCGGCCTGTTCAACCCCTTTTTCGACCGGACACCGCTCCTGGCCCTCGGCCCGGTGGTGATTTCCGGTGGCTGGGTCTCCTTTGCCTCGATCATTCTCCGGGCGCTGCTTACCGTTGGCGCGTCCCTGGCGCTGATTGCCGTGACCGGTTTTACCGGCGTCTGCCTCTCCCTGGAACGGCTCGGCTTTCCGCAGGTCTTTGCCGTGCAGCTGCTGTTCCTCTATCGCTACCTGTTCATCCTGGTGGAGGAGGGGGGCCGGACGGCGCGGGCCCGGGAGCTCCGCTCCTGTGGGGCCCGGGGGCAAGGGATCGCTTCCTACAGTTCGCTGGTCGGCAACCTGCTCTTGCGCACCTGGGACCGCGCCGAGCGGATTCACCGGGCGATGCTGTCGCGGGGATTCCAGGGGGAATTCCATCTGCGCCGGACGACGCGTTTCGGCTGGCGGGAGCTCGTGTTCGTCGCCGGCTGGAGCGGGCTGTTTGTCCTCTTTCGGTTAGTCAATATTCCGGTCCTGATCGGGACCCTCGTTACGGGAGTTGCAGGATGA
- a CDS encoding energy-coupling factor ABC transporter ATP-binding protein, with translation MSHHIVEVRELCHTYSDGSVALRGVSFRITHGESVAIIGANGAGKSTLLMHLNGYLAPTGGEVRIGDYPLTRGTLPEVRRTVGMVFQDPDDQLFMPTVFDDVAFGPLNLGFPREEAERRSLEALSRVGAEHLRDKPPYRLSGGEKKRVAIATVLSMAPDILVMDEPTEGLDPFARRQLIGLLREFHHTKIFTTHDLDMVLELCQRTIVLHDGEVAADGPPEDIFRDVALLAACRLEQPLSMQGCPVCGRTIHQEPGGNR, from the coding sequence ATGAGCCATCATATCGTCGAAGTCCGCGAGCTGTGCCACACCTATTCCGACGGCTCCGTCGCCCTGCGCGGCGTCTCGTTTCGGATCACCCATGGCGAGTCGGTGGCGATCATCGGTGCTAACGGGGCAGGGAAATCGACGCTTTTGATGCACCTGAACGGCTATCTCGCCCCCACTGGCGGCGAGGTGCGGATCGGCGACTATCCGCTGACCAGGGGGACCCTGCCGGAGGTGCGCCGAACGGTGGGGATGGTCTTCCAAGACCCGGACGACCAGCTCTTCATGCCGACGGTCTTCGACGACGTGGCGTTCGGCCCGCTCAATCTCGGTTTCCCCCGCGAAGAGGCGGAGCGCCGGTCGCTGGAGGCGCTGAGCCGGGTCGGCGCCGAGCATCTGCGGGACAAACCGCCCTACCGCCTGTCGGGCGGCGAAAAGAAGCGGGTCGCCATCGCCACGGTACTGTCGATGGCCCCCGACATCCTGGTGATGGACGAGCCGACCGAGGGGCTGGACCCGTTCGCCCGCCGGCAGCTGATCGGGCTGTTGCGGGAATTCCACCATACGAAGATCTTTACCACCCATGACCTTGACATGGTGTTGGAACTCTGTCAGCGGACCATCGTTCTCCATGACGGGGAAGTGGCCGCCGATGGCCCCCCGGAGGATATCTTCCGGGATGTGGCCCTGTTGGCCGCCTGCCGGCTGGAACAACCCCTGTCGATGCAGGGGTGTCCCGTCTGCGGCCGAACCATTCATCAGGAACCAGGAGGGAACCGATGA
- a CDS encoding alginate export family protein → MKRLSLMMFCCLSFGMAAGADGGEGPAGEAGTGLAEPWACREAAALARQFAAETALASWRENEPCRRREAAACLAAVQEKMLAAAGTAGRAAVSDETLARLSRLDAALRGELADNEGYQTRRKEIQAMLAKPETPPFLYKVGVDGFLRGEGVAAFRLTDFSYRPDHGEGRFLYRVKPYLYWHPTDFLDLHLEGQGYGYSGGNQYYGKYSLYQGFIEGRCPRFEGLSVKVGRQELVYGSAFMLGSDSFYDGLSYDAVRVRLTPVGPLTVDLFGGWYAPPFADGMAGNLAGGYASWAFGEETALEAYTFRDTGSADHQVGEYRTSWGLRGTMALGPVELEVEPVWQTGRLYNADLGGNESIRAWGGHADLTVEATLADRRTSLFIGAAYGSGSRDAAAGASARQEFSNPATDTSLTGDMNVVGSLAGLDVGDYHASGLQVYTLGWGVDLLSAVNFSATGRYFLANYVPEGASRRLGLETDFTLTWTASDELALIVGYDRFFTGGFFHAATGSDSDIHYGYAMLQFNLAHQRPKRPAVR, encoded by the coding sequence ATGAAACGACTTTCGTTGATGATGTTCTGTTGCCTGTCGTTCGGGATGGCGGCGGGTGCGGACGGCGGTGAAGGGCCGGCCGGCGAGGCCGGGACCGGCTTGGCCGAACCGTGGGCCTGCCGCGAAGCGGCGGCGCTGGCCCGGCAATTTGCCGCCGAAACAGCACTGGCCAGTTGGCGCGAAAACGAACCGTGCCGGCGCCGCGAGGCTGCGGCGTGCCTGGCTGCCGTTCAGGAAAAAATGCTGGCTGCCGCCGGGACAGCCGGTCGCGCCGCCGTTTCCGACGAGACGCTGGCGCGGCTGTCCCGCCTCGATGCTGCCTTGCGGGGCGAACTGGCCGACAACGAAGGCTACCAGACCCGTCGCAAAGAGATCCAGGCGATGCTGGCCAAGCCGGAAACACCGCCTTTCCTCTACAAGGTCGGGGTCGACGGCTTTCTCCGCGGCGAGGGGGTCGCTGCCTTCCGGCTCACCGATTTCAGTTACCGGCCCGATCACGGCGAGGGGCGGTTCCTCTACCGGGTCAAACCGTATCTTTATTGGCATCCCACCGACTTTCTCGACCTCCACCTGGAAGGGCAAGGCTACGGCTACAGCGGCGGCAACCAGTACTACGGTAAATATTCCCTCTACCAGGGCTTCATCGAGGGACGCTGCCCGCGCTTCGAGGGGCTATCCGTGAAAGTCGGTCGCCAGGAACTGGTGTACGGCAGCGCCTTTATGCTCGGCAGCGATTCGTTCTACGACGGGTTGAGCTATGATGCCGTGAGGGTGCGGCTGACGCCGGTCGGGCCGCTGACCGTCGACCTGTTCGGCGGCTGGTATGCTCCGCCCTTTGCCGATGGGATGGCGGGGAACCTGGCGGGCGGTTATGCCAGCTGGGCTTTCGGCGAGGAAACGGCTCTGGAGGCCTATACCTTCCGCGATACCGGCTCCGCCGACCACCAGGTCGGCGAGTACCGGACCAGTTGGGGGCTCCGCGGAACCATGGCACTGGGACCGGTGGAACTGGAAGTGGAGCCGGTCTGGCAGACCGGGCGCCTGTACAACGCCGATCTGGGGGGCAACGAAAGCATCCGGGCCTGGGGCGGACATGCGGACCTGACGGTTGAGGCAACCCTCGCTGACCGCCGCACCTCGCTGTTCATCGGCGCGGCGTACGGCTCCGGCAGCCGGGATGCCGCCGCCGGCGCCAGTGCGCGGCAGGAGTTCAGCAATCCGGCTACCGATACCTCCTTGACCGGCGACATGAACGTGGTTGGCTCACTGGCGGGACTCGACGTGGGGGATTACCATGCCAGCGGCCTGCAGGTCTATACCCTCGGCTGGGGGGTCGATCTGCTGTCGGCGGTGAATTTCTCCGCCACCGGCCGCTATTTCCTGGCCAATTACGTACCCGAGGGGGCAAGCCGCCGGCTCGGTCTGGAAACCGACTTCACCCTTACCTGGACCGCCAGCGACGAGCTGGCACTGATCGTCGGCTACGACCGCTTCTTCACCGGCGGCTTCTTCCACGCCGCCACCGGCAGCGACAGCGATATTCATTACGGCTATGCGATGCTCCAGTTCAACCTTGCCCACCAGCGGCCGAAGCGACCGGCGGTTCGCTGA
- a CDS encoding TonB-dependent receptor domain-containing protein, whose product MKLCDKAGLLLVLAGLALPGTGVAENLMLDEIVVRGETESPREETLSIREVRESPAKDVGEALKQLEGLAIVRKGAIANDVVLRGLQRDNINVLVDGVRVYGACPNRMDPPSFHYDFAEIEEIKVVKGPYDLENAGSLGGTVETVTKKPQPGFSSDLTLGYGSYDSVNASATASYGADRFDGLLGYAFKYSGVPEAGDGKLITDIYPATNPNRYRADTLDSKAYEINTGWAKFGLRPTAKSRMELGYSYQDAEHVLYPYLKMDADYDRTHRLNWRYRATDLTGPVKAVHLQAYWDRVSHLMDDSLRQSAVGKARDYSMQTDARSQVVGAKANATAAVGPGSLKGGADYYSRNWDALNVRAAYTAAQPYAPLNMIPDVFVDNLGLFAEYELPLAERVKLRGGVRGDLTWIRADKANNATAQDDRTDFAEVSGNLQLTWTPASGVELFAGLGRGVRTPDPEELYIDVPAMAPAITWRGNPALRPTVNHQADLGVKYATGRYYVSASLFYSRLDDYVNLAAVSTALKSYRNIDASLWGAEFGSQVSLPADLYLKGSLSYTEGENRDDHRPLAEIPPLKGSLALRYDVERWFVEAVQNFTARQDRVDSGLNEQETAGWLTTDLKAGVKYDSLSLYGGVNNLLDNQYYSHLSYQRDPFASGVGFKVPENGRNFYLTVAYAF is encoded by the coding sequence ATGAAGTTATGTGATAAAGCCGGTTTGCTGCTGGTTCTTGCCGGGCTGGCGCTGCCCGGGACGGGGGTGGCGGAAAATCTGATGCTCGACGAGATCGTCGTCCGGGGCGAAACGGAGTCGCCCCGGGAAGAGACGCTCTCTATCCGCGAGGTGCGGGAGAGTCCGGCCAAGGATGTGGGCGAGGCGCTGAAGCAGTTGGAGGGGCTGGCCATCGTCCGCAAGGGAGCGATCGCCAACGACGTGGTGCTGCGGGGGCTGCAGCGGGACAATATCAATGTCCTGGTCGACGGAGTGCGGGTCTATGGCGCCTGCCCCAATCGGATGGATCCGCCGTCGTTCCATTACGATTTTGCCGAGATCGAGGAGATCAAGGTCGTCAAGGGCCCGTACGACCTGGAGAACGCCGGCAGTCTCGGCGGGACCGTCGAGACAGTGACGAAAAAGCCCCAGCCGGGCTTTAGCAGCGACCTGACGCTCGGCTATGGTTCCTACGACAGCGTCAACGCCTCGGCAACCGCCTCCTACGGCGCCGACCGGTTCGACGGGCTGCTCGGCTACGCCTTCAAATATTCCGGTGTTCCCGAAGCGGGGGACGGCAAGCTGATTACCGACATCTATCCGGCGACCAACCCGAATCGCTACCGGGCCGACACCCTCGATTCGAAGGCCTACGAGATCAATACCGGCTGGGCTAAATTCGGCCTCAGGCCGACGGCGAAGAGTCGGATGGAGCTTGGCTACTCCTACCAGGATGCCGAGCATGTGCTTTATCCCTATCTGAAAATGGATGCGGACTACGACCGGACCCACCGGCTCAACTGGCGCTACCGGGCGACGGACCTCACCGGTCCGGTCAAGGCGGTTCACCTGCAGGCCTATTGGGACCGGGTCAGCCACCTGATGGACGACAGCCTGCGGCAGAGCGCCGTCGGCAAAGCGCGGGACTACTCGATGCAGACCGACGCCCGCTCCCAGGTGGTGGGGGCGAAAGCCAACGCGACGGCGGCGGTCGGCCCGGGGAGCCTGAAGGGGGGCGCCGACTACTACAGCCGCAACTGGGACGCCCTGAACGTGCGGGCTGCCTATACCGCCGCCCAGCCTTACGCGCCGCTCAACATGATTCCGGATGTCTTCGTCGATAATCTCGGGCTGTTTGCCGAATACGAACTGCCGCTCGCCGAGCGGGTCAAGCTGCGGGGGGGTGTGCGGGGCGACCTGACCTGGATCAGGGCCGATAAGGCGAACAATGCGACGGCGCAGGACGACCGCACCGATTTCGCCGAAGTGAGCGGCAACCTGCAGCTCACCTGGACGCCGGCCAGCGGCGTCGAGCTGTTTGCCGGGCTAGGGCGCGGGGTGAGAACCCCCGACCCGGAGGAACTCTACATCGATGTGCCGGCCATGGCGCCGGCGATCACCTGGCGGGGGAATCCGGCGCTGCGGCCGACGGTCAACCATCAGGCCGACCTGGGGGTGAAGTATGCCACCGGGCGGTATTATGTCAGTGCGTCGCTCTTTTACAGCCGCCTCGACGATTATGTCAACCTGGCTGCCGTTTCCACCGCCCTCAAGAGTTACCGGAACATCGATGCCTCGTTGTGGGGGGCCGAGTTCGGTTCCCAGGTGTCGCTGCCGGCCGATCTCTATCTGAAGGGCTCTCTTTCCTACACCGAAGGGGAGAACCGGGACGACCATCGGCCGCTGGCGGAAATTCCGCCGCTCAAGGGGAGCTTGGCGCTCCGCTACGATGTGGAGCGCTGGTTCGTCGAAGCGGTGCAGAATTTCACCGCCCGCCAGGACCGGGTCGATTCGGGACTTAACGAACAGGAGACAGCCGGCTGGCTGACCACCGACCTGAAAGCCGGCGTCAAATACGACTCGCTGTCGCTTTACGGCGGCGTCAACAACCTCCTGGACAACCAGTATTACAGCCACTTGTCGTATCAGCGGGACCCCTTTGCCAGTGGCGTCGGCTTCAAGGTTCCGGAGAACGGGCGCAATTTCTACCTGACGGTCGCCTATGCCTTTTGA
- a CDS encoding nitrous oxide reductase accessory protein NosL: MGKRIVLLLVAAILVLTAGLAGAASLPPQAGGAPPAAATVPADVATHPECDNCGMNRGKFSHSRVLITYADGTTVGTCSINCAAAMLAERQGQAVTSVQVGDYNDGTLLAAERALWVIGGDRRGVMTATPKWAFADQAAAAAFIARHGGRPASYQEVLRAATDEL; the protein is encoded by the coding sequence GTGGGAAAACGAATTGTTCTGCTGCTTGTTGCCGCCATCCTCGTCCTGACCGCCGGTCTTGCCGGCGCCGCTTCCCTGCCACCACAGGCGGGTGGCGCACCGCCGGCGGCCGCCACCGTGCCGGCCGATGTCGCCACCCATCCGGAGTGCGACAACTGTGGCATGAACCGGGGGAAATTCTCCCATAGCCGCGTCCTGATCACCTATGCGGACGGCACGACCGTCGGGACCTGCAGTATCAACTGCGCTGCCGCCATGCTGGCGGAACGGCAGGGACAGGCGGTCACCTCGGTGCAGGTCGGCGACTACAACGACGGCACGCTGCTCGCTGCCGAACGGGCGCTGTGGGTAATTGGCGGCGACCGGCGCGGCGTGATGACCGCCACCCCCAAATGGGCCTTCGCCGACCAGGCGGCCGCCGCCGCGTTCATCGCCCGGCACGGCGGTCGACCGGCCTCCTATCAGGAAGTCCTGCGGGCGGCGACGGACGAGCTCTGA
- a CDS encoding energy transducer TonB, protein MHSREYPGRFVAWSLLAHAVLIAGLVAVVEWRPPRLLVPAILVDLVVAESPPPVPAMPTVAPQPGPVRRGAPPAAGARKQPVEPRQAAAIPLVTARSAAVPSVTVAPVGEPVRAAAPAVAVPVTQPAALAPPAASSPPAGAVGGGDRTERPAYSGPATGEKERYLTLLRQLIEGRKEYPAMARRGRLEGTVRVRFAVARDGTVRAVEVARSSGVPLLDAGAVRAVNRAGAFPPLPAALAGDEAHFEVPLVFSLSPR, encoded by the coding sequence ATGCATTCCCGTGAATACCCCGGCAGATTTGTTGCATGGTCGCTCTTGGCCCACGCTGTCCTGATCGCAGGGCTGGTGGCCGTCGTCGAATGGCGGCCGCCCCGGCTGCTTGTGCCGGCGATCCTCGTCGATCTGGTGGTCGCCGAATCGCCGCCACCCGTGCCGGCCATGCCGACGGTCGCCCCGCAGCCGGGGCCGGTCCGGCGGGGAGCGCCGCCGGCTGCCGGCGCCAGGAAACAGCCGGTCGAGCCGCGGCAGGCGGCGGCGATCCCGCTGGTGACCGCGCGATCGGCAGCGGTACCGTCGGTGACCGTTGCGCCGGTGGGCGAGCCGGTCCGGGCGGCGGCTCCCGCCGTGGCGGTCCCCGTTACGCAGCCGGCGGCTCTTGCACCGCCGGCTGCCTCGTCACCGCCGGCCGGGGCCGTCGGGGGCGGTGACCGGACCGAACGCCCGGCGTACAGCGGACCGGCAACGGGGGAGAAGGAACGTTATCTGACACTGCTCCGGCAGCTGATCGAGGGGCGCAAGGAGTATCCGGCCATGGCCCGTCGTGGCCGCCTGGAGGGGACGGTGCGGGTCCGCTTTGCCGTGGCCCGCGACGGCACGGTCCGGGCGGTCGAAGTGGCTCGCTCCTCGGGCGTGCCGCTGCTCGATGCCGGCGCGGTCCGGGCGGTTAACCGGGCTGGGGCGTTCCCGCCGCTGCCGGCGGCGCTCGCCGGCGACGAGGCACACTTCGAGGTGCCGCTGGTTTTCAGCCTGTCGCCCCGGTAG
- a CDS encoding nitrous oxide reductase accessory protein NosL, with protein sequence MRKFGLLLVMLLTMAAVSAGAREAAPTPPAGAKCPVCGMFVDKYPNWVSVLTFKGGERVYFDGVKDLCRYYLDLKKYRPSGKPADVVQVTVREYYHLRPIDGTKAYYVLGSDVYGPMGHELIPLASPADASEFMQDHRGTRILRFREITPAILGTLE encoded by the coding sequence ATGAGAAAATTCGGCTTGCTGCTGGTAATGCTGTTGACCATGGCTGCTGTGTCCGCCGGGGCACGGGAGGCGGCTCCCACCCCGCCGGCCGGGGCCAAGTGCCCGGTCTGCGGCATGTTCGTCGACAAGTACCCTAACTGGGTCAGTGTCCTCACCTTCAAGGGGGGGGAGCGGGTGTACTTCGACGGGGTGAAGGACCTCTGCCGCTACTATCTCGACCTGAAGAAATACCGGCCGTCCGGCAAGCCGGCCGACGTGGTGCAGGTCACCGTCCGGGAGTATTACCACCTCCGGCCGATCGACGGGACGAAGGCGTATTATGTGCTCGGCAGCGACGTCTACGGGCCGATGGGGCACGAACTGATCCCGCTCGCCTCGCCCGCCGATGCCAGCGAATTCATGCAGGACCACCGGGGGACGCGGATTCTCCGTTTCCGCGAGATCACCCCGGCGATCCTCGGCACGCTGGAATAA
- a CDS encoding ABC transporter permease, with product MKHALDRYLNILQYTIAALLRRRGKNFSLLVIFTFLIFVLASVMFFTTALKREAALLLEGAPDLVVQKMMAGRHDPIPLTYATRIEAIRGVTEVRPRLWGYYYEPVARANYTLMVPLAAPPPAGEVSIGRGVARSLHLAVGDLVMLHDYRGGIVPFEVRSLFAADSELVSSDLLLMAEPDFRALFNVPAAVAIDLAVSVSNPRELPTVAAKITAALPDTRVIVRDDMLRTYAAIFDWRAGMMIVILFAAILSFVIFAWDKATGLSAEERKEIGILRAVGWDTADIILLKVWEGAVIALTSFLLGVILAYGHVFFLGTTIFEQALKGWSTLYPRFRLTPFIGGGQLVVLFMLTVAPYLAATVVPAWRAATTDPESVMRN from the coding sequence ATGAAACACGCCCTTGACCGCTACCTGAACATCCTCCAGTACACCATTGCGGCGCTACTCAGGCGGCGGGGGAAGAATTTTTCGTTGCTGGTGATCTTCACCTTCCTCATCTTCGTGCTGGCGTCGGTGATGTTTTTCACCACTGCCCTGAAGCGGGAGGCGGCGCTGCTGCTCGAGGGGGCTCCCGACCTGGTGGTGCAGAAGATGATGGCTGGCCGCCACGATCCGATCCCGCTCACCTATGCCACCAGGATCGAAGCGATCCGCGGCGTCACCGAGGTCCGGCCGCGGCTCTGGGGCTACTATTACGAGCCGGTGGCCCGGGCCAACTATACGCTCATGGTCCCCCTCGCCGCCCCGCCGCCGGCCGGGGAGGTCAGTATCGGCCGCGGCGTCGCCCGCTCCCTGCATCTTGCCGTGGGCGATCTGGTCATGCTCCACGACTACCGTGGCGGCATCGTGCCGTTCGAGGTGCGAAGCCTGTTCGCCGCCGACTCGGAACTGGTCTCTTCCGACCTGCTGTTGATGGCGGAGCCCGATTTCCGGGCGCTGTTCAACGTTCCGGCCGCTGTGGCCATCGATCTGGCGGTCAGCGTCAGCAACCCGCGGGAGCTGCCGACCGTGGCCGCCAAGATCACCGCCGCGCTGCCGGATACCCGGGTGATCGTCCGGGATGATATGCTCCGGACCTACGCGGCGATCTTCGACTGGCGCGCCGGGATGATGATCGTCATCCTCTTCGCCGCCATCCTGTCGTTCGTGATCTTCGCCTGGGACAAGGCAACCGGCCTGAGTGCCGAGGAACGAAAAGAGATCGGCATCCTCCGGGCGGTCGGCTGGGATACGGCGGACATCATCCTGCTCAAGGTCTGGGAGGGGGCGGTGATCGCCCTGACCTCCTTCCTGCTCGGGGTGATCCTGGCCTACGGCCATGTCTTCTTCCTCGGTACGACCATCTTCGAACAGGCCCTCAAGGGGTGGTCGACCCTCTACCCCCGCTTCCGGCTGACGCCGTTCATCGGCGGCGGGCAGCTGGTGGTGCTGTTCATGCTGACCGTCGCTCCCTACCTTGCCGCGACGGTGGTGCCGGCCTGGCGGGCGGCGACCACCGATCCCGAATCCGTGATGAGGAACTAG
- a CDS encoding ABC transporter ATP-binding protein, whose protein sequence is MLELTEITKRYHVGQANEFAALDGVSLSIAPGTATILQGPSGSGKTTLLALIGCMGRPTAGRIRLSSQWDLAGLGFGDCAELELTGLAERFLTAIRRRLFGFVFQSFNLIAGISALENVMLPAYPTGMSHGECRERAATLLASFNLSQRAATRVELLSGGEMQRVAIARALVNDPAIIIADEPTAHLDTRLSAEFMAMMADCKAQGKTVVIASHDPLVCSWPLAETVVEMRDGRVIGVERRQ, encoded by the coding sequence ATGCTCGAACTGACCGAGATTACCAAACGCTACCATGTGGGCCAGGCCAACGAATTTGCCGCCCTCGACGGGGTCAGCCTGAGCATCGCTCCCGGCACGGCGACGATCCTCCAGGGGCCGAGCGGTTCGGGCAAGACCACCCTGCTGGCCCTGATCGGCTGCATGGGGCGGCCGACCGCCGGCCGAATCCGCCTCTCCAGCCAGTGGGACCTGGCCGGGCTTGGCTTCGGCGACTGCGCGGAGCTCGAACTGACCGGCCTGGCGGAGCGGTTTCTGACCGCCATTCGCCGCCGGTTGTTCGGTTTCGTCTTCCAGAGTTTCAACCTGATCGCCGGGATCAGTGCCCTGGAGAACGTCATGCTGCCGGCCTACCCGACCGGGATGAGCCACGGCGAGTGCCGGGAACGGGCCGCGACGCTCCTGGCGTCCTTCAATCTGAGCCAGCGGGCCGCCACCCGCGTCGAACTCCTTTCCGGCGGCGAGATGCAGCGGGTGGCGATTGCCCGGGCGCTGGTCAACGATCCGGCGATCATCATTGCCGATGAGCCGACCGCCCATCTCGACACCCGGCTTTCCGCCGAATTCATGGCGATGATGGCTGACTGCAAGGCTCAGGGAAAGACGGTGGTGATCGCCAGCCATGACCCGCTGGTCTGCAGCTGGCCGCTGGCCGAAACGGTGGTGGAGATGCGGGACGGCCGGGTGATCGGCGTGGAGCGGCGCCAATGA